From one Lycium ferocissimum isolate CSIRO_LF1 chromosome 5, AGI_CSIRO_Lferr_CH_V1, whole genome shotgun sequence genomic stretch:
- the LOC132055356 gene encoding protein FLX-like 3 isoform X2, with protein sequence MAGRNRIPREAFDNRRGYPAEGHIARVPMPRPMPHPALLEEELEIQHVEIRRLLGENRRLVEDRIALQRELGAAKEELHRMNIAIGDIQAEHEIRSRELIERGLKLEADLRAAEPLKNEAKQLRAEVQRLNIIKLDLSGQVQTLTKDLTKLQADSQQIPHLRAEIDGLHQELLRARSAIEYENKAKVELMDQRQAMETNLVTMAREVEKLRAELSGSDGRAWAADESWKLGSMMCFYLYLAAFMLWEDIFGTKLGCDLLAVGAVYG encoded by the exons ATGGCAGGAAGGAATCGCATTCCTCGGGAAGCATTTGATAACCGACGGGGCTATCCTGCAGAAGGACATATTGCCCGGGTTCCTATGCCTCGACCCATGCCTCATCCTGCCTTGTTGGAGGAAGAACTTGAAATTCAACATGTTGAAATACGCAGACTTTTGGGTGAAAACCGGAGACTGGTTGAAGATCGAATTGCTCTGCAACGTGAATTGGGTGCTGCGAAGGAGGAACTTCATCGCATGAATATTGCAATAGGTGATATTCAGGCGGAGCATGAAATTCGCTCTAGGGAACTAATTGAAAGGGGTTTGAAGCTGGAAGCAGATCTTCGAGCTGCTGAACCTCTGAAAAATGAGGCTAAACAACTCCGTGCTGAAGTTCAGAGGCTTAATATTATTAAGCTGGATCTCTCTGGCCAGGTACAGACCCTCACCAAAGATCTTACCAAGCTACAAGCTGATAGCCAACAGATTCCCCATTTAAGGGCTGAGATTGATGGACTGCATCAGGAGCTTTTGCGCGCTAG GTCTGCTATTGAGTATGAGAATAAGGCTAAAGTTGAACTCATGGATCAGAGACAGGCAATGGAGACAAACTTGGTCACTATGGCACGCGAAGTTGAGAAGCTACGTGCTGAGCTTTCTGGTTCTGATGGTAGAGCATGGGCTGCAG ATGAAAGCTGGAAGCTTGGTTCAATGATGTGCTTTTACCTCTATCTGGCTGCCTTTATGCTATGGGAAGATATTTTTGGTACAAAGTTGGGCTGTGACCTGTTGGCTGTGGGAGCTGTATACGGTTAA
- the LOC132055356 gene encoding protein FLX-like 3 isoform X1 → MAGRNRIPREAFDNRRGYPAEGHIARVPMPRPMPHPALLEEELEIQHVEIRRLLGENRRLVEDRIALQRELGAAKEELHRMNIAIGDIQAEHEIRSRELIERGLKLEADLRAAEPLKNEAKQLRAEVQRLNIIKLDLSGQVQTLTKDLTKLQADSQQIPHLRAEIDGLHQELLRARSAIEYENKAKVELMDQRQAMETNLVTMAREVEKLRAELSGSDGRAWAAGGSYGMRYGRHDASFPAPYGEGYGVRMGAADKGPLYGAASASRGGLEKPQMNRR, encoded by the exons ATGGCAGGAAGGAATCGCATTCCTCGGGAAGCATTTGATAACCGACGGGGCTATCCTGCAGAAGGACATATTGCCCGGGTTCCTATGCCTCGACCCATGCCTCATCCTGCCTTGTTGGAGGAAGAACTTGAAATTCAACATGTTGAAATACGCAGACTTTTGGGTGAAAACCGGAGACTGGTTGAAGATCGAATTGCTCTGCAACGTGAATTGGGTGCTGCGAAGGAGGAACTTCATCGCATGAATATTGCAATAGGTGATATTCAGGCGGAGCATGAAATTCGCTCTAGGGAACTAATTGAAAGGGGTTTGAAGCTGGAAGCAGATCTTCGAGCTGCTGAACCTCTGAAAAATGAGGCTAAACAACTCCGTGCTGAAGTTCAGAGGCTTAATATTATTAAGCTGGATCTCTCTGGCCAGGTACAGACCCTCACCAAAGATCTTACCAAGCTACAAGCTGATAGCCAACAGATTCCCCATTTAAGGGCTGAGATTGATGGACTGCATCAGGAGCTTTTGCGCGCTAG GTCTGCTATTGAGTATGAGAATAAGGCTAAAGTTGAACTCATGGATCAGAGACAGGCAATGGAGACAAACTTGGTCACTATGGCACGCGAAGTTGAGAAGCTACGTGCTGAGCTTTCTGGTTCTGATGGTAGAGCATGGGCTGCAG GTGGATCATATGGGATGAGATATGGAAGACATGATGCAAGTTTTCCTGCACCTTATGGCGAGGGATATGGGGTTCGCATG GGTGCTGCTGACAAGGGTCCTCTGTATGGTGCTGCTTCAGCTTCACGGGGTGGACTCGAGAAACCTCAGATGAATCGTCGTTGA
- the LOC132055357 gene encoding phospholipase D alpha 4: MEGKHKFFHGTLEVSIFRATSRKPSLPFKCISANGKPAFVTIKIDNKTVAKTTQERDRVWNQTFQILCAHSPNTNITITLKTKCSILGKFSIQAHKLLNEASLIEGFFPLSIENKKPKKKLKLQFIVWFKPAEYEPSWGRVLENSEFTGFKNSTFPQRSNCSVTLYQDAHHQHTFQPPFQQRPKNLWEDIYRAIEGAKHLIYIAGWSFNPKMVLVRDPSAEITHAKGVKLGELLKRKAEEGVAVRIMLWDDETSLPIIKNKGVMRTHDEDSLAYFRDTKVVCKLVPRLHHKLPSFFAHHQKAISVDARSHLSSISREITSFLGGLDLCDGRYDTEEHSLFRTLNTESHCYDFYQTSLAGASLHKGGPREPWHDAHTRVTGQAAMDILNNFEERWNKQIGPSLLIPIRSIPELSNQPNMASTDRDWNVQVFRSIDHVSACPLPRYMTVERSIHEAYVEAIRRADRFIYIENQYFIGGCHLWEQDQHCGCRNLIPIEIALKIANKIKAKERFSVYIVIPMWPEGLPESDSVQDILHWTRETSKMMYKFIGEAIKESGEQGHPRDYLNFFCLANREEEIKGEFVPPYSPHSESQYWRAQKNRRFMVYVHSKLMIVDDTYLLIGSANINQRSMDGQRDTEVAIGCYQSKTEEGDIDQKDIHAYRMSLWYEHTAQAEQVFQEPQSLECVHKIRSIGDQMWKIYNQDEVEDMKGVHLVTYPMNVTAEGHIEDLMERNGHFPDTEAPIKGKRSKVLAPTITT, from the exons ATGGAGGGCAAACACAAGTTTTTTCATGGAACACTTGAAGTCTCAATTTTCCGTGCCACATCTCGCAAGCCATCTCTTCCCTTCAAG TGCATTTCAGCAAATGGAAAACCTGCATTTGTCACAATCAAGATTGACAACAAGACAGTAGCAAAAACAACACAAGAACGCGATCGCGTTTGGAACCAGACTTTTCAAATCCTCTGTGCTCATTCTCCAAACACAAACATTACTATTACTCTAAAAACAAAATGCTCCATCTTAGGAAAATTCTCAATTCAGGCACATAAGCTCTTAAACGAAGCGAGTTTAATCGAGGGATTTTTCCCACTTTCTATTGAAAACAAAAAGCCAAAGAAGAAACTGAAACTGCAGTTCATCGTGTGGTTCAAGCCAGCAGAATATGAACCGAGTTGGGGAAGAGTATTAGAGAATAGTGAATTCACAGGATTCAAAAATTCGACGTTTCCTCAAAGATCAAACTGCAGTGTGACTCTATATCAGGATGCCCATCACCAACATACATTCCAACCGCCATTTCAGCAGAGACCTAAGAACTTGTGGGAGGATATATACAGAGCCATTGAGGGTGCAAAGCATTTGATTTACATTGCAGGGTGGTCTTTCAATCCTAAGATGGTCCTG GTGCGAGATCCCAGTGCAGAAATCACACATGCAAAAGGAGTAAAGCTGGGCGAATTGTTGAAGCGTAAAGCAGAGGAAGGTGTGGCTGTGAGGATCATGCTATGGGACGATGAAACATCCTTACCAATCATCAAGAACAAGGGAGTAATGAGAACACACGACGAGGATTCTTTAGCCTATTTCCGAGACACAAAAGTAGTATGCAAATTGGTTCCCAGATTACACCATAAACTACCCTCATTCTTCGCGCATCATCAAAAGGCAATATCAGTAGATGCAAGAAGCCATCTATCATCAATAAGTCGAGAAATCACCAGTTTTCTTGGTGGATTAGATCTTTGTGACGGTCGATACGATACAGAAGAACACTCTTTGTTTAGAACTCTCAACACCGAATCACATTGCTATGATTTCTATCAAACAAGCCTAGCTGGTGCAAGCCTACACAAAGGAGGGCCAAGAGAACCATGGCACGATGCTCACACTCGTGTCACAGGGCAAGCAGCTATGGATATACTCaacaattttgaagaaagatggAATAAGCAAATTGGCCCTTCTTTGCTCATTCCAATAAGATCAATTCCAGAACTAAGCAATCAACCAAACATGGCTTCTACTGATCGGGATTGGAACGTTCAAGTGTTTCGATCAATTGATCATGTCTCCGCATGCCCTTTGCCTAGGTATATGACAGTTGAAAGAAGTATTCATGAAGCTTATGTTGAAGCAATTAGACGAGCTGACAGATTTATATACATCGAGAATCAGTATTTCATTGGTGGATGCCACCTTTGGGAGCAAGACCAACATTGTGGCTGCAGAAACTTAATTCCAATTGAGATTGCACTAAAGATTGCGAATAAAATCAAAGCTAAGGAGCGGTTTTCTGTGTATATTGTGATACCAATGTGGCCCGAAGGACTACCAGAGAGCGATTCAGTTCAAGATATATTGCACTGGACTCGGGAAACTAGTAAGATGATGTATAAATTTATAGGTGAAGCGATTAAAGAAAGTGGAGAACAGGGGCATCCTAGAGATTACTTGAATTTCTTCTGTCTTGCTAACAGAGAAGAAGAGATCAAGGGAGAATTTGTTCCTCCCTATTCTCCACATTCTGAGTCACAGTACTGGAGAGCTCAAAagaataggagattcatggttTATGTACACTCGAAGCTCATGATAG TGGATGATACGTACTTATTAATCGGTTCTGCTAACATAAACCAAAGATCCATGGATGGACAACGAGACACTGAGGTTGCAATAGGATGCTATCAGTCGAAAACTGAAGAAGGTGACATAGATCAAAAGGACATTCATGCATATCGTATGTCATTGTGGTATGAACATACTGCACAAGCAGAACAAGTATTCCAAGAACCTCAAAGTTTGGAATGCGTGCATAAAATCCGTTCTATCGGAGATCAAATGTGGAAAATATACAATCAAGATGAAGTAGAAGATATGAAGGGTGTTCATTTGGTCACTTACCCTATGAATGTTACTGCAGAAGGTCATATAGAGGATCTCATGGAGAGAAATGGTCACTTCCCAGATACAGAAGCACCAATAAAAGGGAAAAGATCAAAAGTTTTAGCACCTACAATTACTACATAG
- the LOC132055358 gene encoding thioredoxin-like 2, chloroplastic — MQAYSLFSLKVSPFSLHSNPTYSSLLPFKPTAKFNSWGKTVLGSNVVNASDYAPNKPLLLFKVHASADETDQPNWWEKNAPNMVDIHSTQEFLDALSQAGDKLVIVEFYGTWCASCRALFPKICMIAEKHPEILFIKVNFDENKSLCKSLNIKVLPYFHFYRGADGLLDSFSCSLAKLQKLKDAIANYNPAHANES, encoded by the exons ATGCAGGCCTACTCTCTGTTTTCACTTAAAGTTTCTCCCTTTTCCCTTCATTCAAACCCAACATACTCTTCTTTACTGCCCTTTAAACCTACTGCTAAATTTAACTCATGGGGAAAAACGGTTCTTGGTTCTAATGTTGTTAATGCTTCTGATTATGCCCCCAATAAGCCTTTGCTTCTTTTCAAG GTACATGCAAGTGCTGATGAAACTGATCAACCAAATTGGTGGGAAAAGAACGCCCCAAATATGGTTGACATCCATTCAACTCAAGAATTTTTAGATGCTTTAAGTCAAGCTGGAGATAAATTAGTGATTGTTGAATTTTATGGCACATGGTGTGCTTCTTGTCGTGCATTGTTCCCCAAG ATCTGCATGATTGCTGAAAAACACCCAGAGATTCTTTTCATTAAGGTGAACTTTGATGAGAACAAGTCCTTGTGCAAAAGCTTAAACATAAAAGTACTTCCATATTTCCACTTCTATAGAGGAGCTGACGGTCTGTTGGACTCCTTTTCTTGCTCGCTCGCAAAG CTCCAGAAACTAAAGGATGCAATTGCAAATTATAACCCAGCTCATGCAAATGAGAGCTGA